A single region of the Gemmata palustris genome encodes:
- a CDS encoding tyrosine-type recombinase/integrase, producing MRVSTVGEWLDMWLELIKPDKAAKTYVSDKWRVDKHLKPRIGTVKLRDLTVLIATQMLAAMAKDGRSDSERHKAGSLLRRATRSAVIYQQLPSYPLTGFKLPNVKPEEKQSLTAEQVRAFVAAAEDFDNLGHVIQLWVDAGLRSAEMLALEWGDFDPVAGTIRVCRSLELITNTVKEPKTRKSRRTIKISASTVQELIKTRPAGAKLVVPNSDGGYFWQSNFMKKVFGPIRKEANLEWVTPYTFRHTMATLLLRAGVPVKVVSERLGHEDVMTTLRTYTHVMPGDQERAAAVMESVLVPIQESPVVGENTGQRN from the coding sequence GTGCGTGTTAGCACCGTGGGCGAGTGGCTCGACATGTGGCTGGAACTCATCAAGCCGGACAAGGCCGCGAAGACCTACGTCAGCGACAAATGGCGTGTAGACAAGCACCTCAAGCCCCGGATCGGGACCGTTAAGCTCCGTGATCTCACGGTCCTGATTGCGACGCAGATGCTCGCGGCGATGGCCAAGGACGGTAGGAGCGATTCGGAACGCCACAAAGCGGGGTCGCTGCTACGGCGAGCGACCCGGTCCGCTGTGATTTACCAACAGTTACCGTCCTACCCCCTCACCGGGTTCAAGCTGCCGAACGTGAAGCCCGAGGAAAAGCAGAGCTTGACGGCCGAGCAGGTGCGGGCGTTCGTCGCCGCGGCCGAGGACTTCGACAACCTCGGTCACGTCATCCAACTCTGGGTGGACGCGGGCTTACGGTCAGCAGAAATGCTCGCCCTGGAGTGGGGCGACTTCGATCCGGTCGCGGGGACCATCCGCGTCTGCCGATCGCTCGAGCTCATCACCAACACCGTGAAGGAGCCGAAGACACGCAAGAGCCGGCGGACGATCAAGATCTCCGCAAGTACGGTTCAGGAACTGATAAAGACGCGGCCGGCTGGGGCGAAACTTGTAGTTCCCAATTCGGACGGTGGCTATTTCTGGCAGTCGAATTTCATGAAGAAAGTGTTCGGCCCGATCCGCAAGGAAGCGAATTTGGAATGGGTAACACCGTACACGTTCCGGCACACGATGGCGACCCTGCTGTTGCGAGCGGGTGTGCCCGTCAAGGTCGTGAGCGAGCGGCTCGGCCACGAGGACGTGATGACCACGCTCCGCACCTACACGCACGTCATGCCGGGCGATCAAGAACGGGCTGCGGCGGTGATGGAATCCGTCTTAGTGCCAATTCAAGAAAGCCCCGTAGTAGGGGAAAACACTGGGCAACGAAACTGA
- a CDS encoding cytochrome P450 family protein, with product MSLPLFNPFDPRYVADPHTYYARLRQTAPVQRAVLPDGQAVWLLTRYADVEAVFTDPRMVKDPRSACSPEQLARMPIRPESTRYARTNMLSRDPPDHTRLRRLVSKAFTPRMVEQLRPRVQAIADALLDAVADRGEMDVIDEYAFPLPITVIAEMLGIPAADRDQFREWSDAILTAIPPQPATPEAVAALEGLARYLGDRFEDRRRAPAEDLITGLVQAEEAGDKLSKDELQGMAYVLLVAGYETTANLIGSGVLALLEHPDQLARLRADPALMPSAVEELLRFTSPVKTSTVRYAAADVSVADVVIPKGEMVLVIITAANRDPARFPSPDTLDITRPDNKHLAFGHGIHYCLGAPLARLEGEIAFGTLLRRLPDLRLGVAGETLTWRPSFGLRGLAKLPVRF from the coding sequence ATGTCCCTACCACTGTTCAACCCGTTCGACCCGCGGTACGTGGCGGACCCGCACACCTACTACGCCCGGTTGCGGCAGACGGCCCCCGTCCAACGGGCCGTGTTGCCCGACGGGCAGGCAGTGTGGCTGCTCACCCGGTACGCCGACGTGGAGGCAGTGTTTACCGACCCGCGGATGGTTAAGGATCCGCGGAGCGCCTGCTCGCCGGAGCAACTCGCCCGGATGCCGATCCGCCCCGAGTCGACGCGGTACGCCCGCACCAACATGCTCTCCCGCGACCCGCCCGACCACACCCGGCTCCGGCGGCTGGTGTCGAAGGCGTTCACCCCGCGGATGGTCGAGCAGTTGCGGCCGCGCGTTCAAGCGATCGCCGACGCCCTCCTGGACGCGGTCGCCGACCGCGGCGAGATGGACGTGATCGACGAGTACGCCTTCCCGCTGCCGATCACCGTCATCGCCGAGATGCTCGGCATCCCGGCGGCCGATCGCGACCAGTTCCGCGAGTGGTCCGACGCGATCCTCACGGCGATCCCGCCGCAGCCCGCGACCCCGGAGGCGGTCGCGGCGTTGGAGGGGTTGGCGCGGTACCTCGGGGACCGGTTCGAGGACCGGCGGCGGGCACCAGCGGAGGATCTGATCACCGGGCTGGTGCAGGCGGAGGAAGCGGGGGACAAGCTGAGCAAAGACGAGTTGCAGGGGATGGCGTATGTGCTGCTCGTGGCCGGGTACGAGACCACCGCGAACCTGATCGGCAGCGGGGTGCTGGCGCTGTTAGAGCACCCCGACCAACTCGCCCGGCTGCGGGCCGACCCGGCGCTCATGCCGTCCGCCGTCGAGGAGCTGCTGCGGTTCACCTCGCCAGTGAAGACGTCCACCGTGCGGTACGCGGCGGCAGACGTGAGCGTGGCCGACGTGGTCATCCCGAAGGGGGAGATGGTGCTTGTCATCATCACGGCGGCCAACCGCGACCCGGCCCGGTTCCCGTCCCCGGACACGCTCGACATCACCCGGCCGGACAACAAGCACCTCGCGTTCGGGCACGGCATCCACTACTGCCTGGGAGCACCGCTGGCCCGGCTGGAAGGCGAGATCGCGTTCGGGACACTGTTACGGCGGTTGCCCGACCTGCGGCTCGGGGTCGCGGGCGAAACCTTGACGTGGCGGCCCAGCTTCGGGCTTCGCGGCCTGGCGAAGTTGCCCGTCCGCTTCTGA
- a CDS encoding phytanoyl-CoA dioxygenase family protein encodes MGRVPRTFLTILVPFDAADRDNGCTVVYPGCYSTGPLSPEDGQYHELPPGTVDEARAVPLLFEPGGVAVFGGFTPHCSAPNVSARWRCQLYLSYNALSDGGDQRDAHYREFHAWLKTKYAEYGRTDTYFE; translated from the coding sequence GTGGGACGGGTTCCCCGCACCTTCCTCACGATCCTGGTCCCTTTTGATGCGGCCGATCGCGACAACGGGTGTACGGTGGTGTACCCGGGCTGCTACTCTACCGGCCCGCTCTCGCCCGAGGACGGCCAGTACCATGAACTCCCGCCCGGAACGGTGGACGAGGCGCGGGCCGTGCCGCTGCTCTTTGAGCCCGGGGGCGTGGCCGTGTTCGGCGGGTTCACCCCGCACTGCTCCGCTCCCAACGTCAGTGCGCGCTGGCGGTGCCAGTTGTACCTCAGTTACAATGCCCTTTCTGATGGCGGCGACCAGCGGGACGCGCACTACCGCGAGTTCCATGCGTGGCTGAAGACGAAGTACGCCGAGTACGGGAGGACCGACACCTACTTCGAGTGA
- a CDS encoding sulfurtransferase, translating to MQPFRSVLRALRSAGSSFPAKAVVAALVLALPGRTARADIGIISPAEAKKLIEADDPAKRPIVLDTRGGYKDYFRGHLPTAHHLNFDTLRGTDNGVPVQYLPDDLTKALLVRAGVNKDRLHLIYATGEKLPNDEILSASMVAYVLEKYGVKDIRIVDGGLPAWKAAKLPVTQEYFGNPKGALPEKGNPDIALTVDDVLKRKPGAVLVDARPHNEYVGDDEIWLRKGHIPGAISFHWARLMEADNTHQFLPFEKVKAQLAAAGLTADKEILVYCGTSREGSLLRFYLKHVAKYPNVRLYEGSWKEYAALKQHPAETKENKPK from the coding sequence ATGCAACCTTTCAGATCCGTCCTGCGCGCGCTCCGTTCGGCCGGCTCGAGTTTCCCGGCAAAAGCCGTCGTCGCGGCCCTCGTTCTCGCACTGCCCGGCCGCACCGCGCGGGCCGACATCGGGATCATTTCGCCCGCCGAGGCCAAGAAACTCATCGAGGCCGACGACCCCGCGAAGCGGCCGATCGTGCTCGACACCCGCGGCGGGTACAAGGACTACTTCCGGGGGCACCTGCCGACCGCCCACCACCTGAACTTCGACACCCTGCGCGGCACGGACAACGGCGTCCCCGTGCAGTACCTCCCGGACGATCTGACCAAAGCCCTCTTGGTGCGCGCCGGCGTGAACAAGGACCGGTTGCACCTGATCTACGCGACCGGTGAGAAGCTGCCCAACGACGAGATCCTGAGCGCCAGCATGGTGGCCTACGTGCTGGAGAAGTACGGCGTGAAGGACATTCGGATCGTGGACGGGGGGCTCCCGGCGTGGAAGGCGGCCAAGCTCCCGGTCACCCAAGAGTATTTCGGCAACCCGAAGGGAGCCCTGCCCGAGAAGGGTAACCCGGATATCGCCCTGACCGTGGACGACGTGCTGAAGCGCAAGCCGGGCGCGGTTCTCGTGGACGCCCGGCCGCACAACGAGTACGTGGGCGACGACGAGATCTGGTTGCGGAAGGGGCACATCCCCGGCGCGATCAGCTTCCACTGGGCGCGGCTCATGGAGGCGGACAACACCCACCAGTTCCTGCCCTTCGAGAAGGTGAAGGCGCAACTCGCGGCCGCGGGCCTGACGGCAGACAAGGAGATCCTGGTGTACTGCGGCACGTCCCGCGAGGGCAGCCTGTTGCGGTTCTACCTGAAGCACGTGGCGAAGTACCCGAACGTGCGCCTCTACGAGGGCTCGTGGAAGGAGTACGCCGCGCTCAAGCAGCACCCGGCCGAGACGAAAGAGAACAAGCCCAAGTAG
- a CDS encoding inorganic phosphate transporter, translated as MTITILFLAVCFVAFTNGANANFKGVASLYGSGTTTLRTAALWGTAATFAGSIAALFLAGGLLASFRGRGIVPDELVASREFVCAVAAGGALTSFLATRFGFPVSTTHALVGALAGAGLAGSGEVRFAALGKLFFYPLFFSPVVAAVAGAGAFLILKSVRLMPDRRTPALDVLHFLSTGAASFARGLNDTPKMAALMLAVPGLEVHWGVLIVALAVAMGGVLDVDRVAETLGKKVTGMNPGQGFAASLVTAGLVTTASLHSLPVSTTHVSVGSLFGMGVASRQVHWRKAGEILLAWVSTVPCGALLAALAYGLMIRF; from the coding sequence ATGACCATCACGATCCTGTTTCTCGCGGTCTGCTTCGTGGCTTTCACGAACGGGGCCAACGCCAATTTTAAGGGCGTCGCCTCGTTGTACGGCAGCGGAACGACGACGCTCCGCACGGCGGCGCTCTGGGGAACGGCGGCGACGTTCGCGGGTTCGATCGCGGCGCTGTTCCTGGCCGGGGGCCTGCTCGCCTCGTTCCGCGGGCGCGGGATCGTCCCGGACGAGCTGGTCGCGTCCCGGGAGTTCGTTTGCGCCGTGGCCGCCGGCGGAGCGCTCACGAGCTTCCTGGCCACTCGTTTCGGCTTCCCGGTCTCCACCACACACGCCCTGGTGGGCGCGCTGGCGGGTGCGGGGTTGGCCGGTAGCGGGGAGGTGCGGTTCGCCGCGCTGGGGAAGCTGTTCTTTTATCCCCTGTTTTTTAGCCCGGTCGTCGCGGCGGTGGCGGGCGCCGGAGCATTTCTGATCCTCAAGTCGGTGCGCCTGATGCCGGACCGCCGCACGCCGGCGCTGGACGTGTTGCACTTTCTGAGTACCGGTGCCGCGAGTTTCGCCCGGGGCCTCAACGACACACCGAAGATGGCCGCGCTGATGCTCGCCGTGCCCGGATTGGAAGTCCACTGGGGGGTTCTGATCGTCGCTCTGGCCGTCGCGATGGGCGGGGTGCTCGACGTCGATCGGGTCGCGGAAACGCTCGGCAAGAAAGTCACGGGGATGAACCCCGGTCAGGGCTTCGCCGCGAGTTTGGTTACGGCCGGGTTGGTAACGACGGCGAGCTTGCACAGCTTGCCCGTGAGCACGACCCACGTCAGCGTGGGCTCCCTATTTGGAATGGGCGTGGCCTCGCGGCAGGTACACTGGCGGAAGGCGGGCGAGATCCTGCTCGCGTGGGTCAGCACGGTGCCCTGCGGCGCGCTCCTCGCGGCACTGGCATACGGGCTGATGATCCGATTTTAG
- a CDS encoding DUF1559 domain-containing protein produces the protein MSVPSLSRSKRGFTLIELLVVIAIIAILIGLLLPAVQKVREAAARMKCQNNLKQLGLALHNYHDSNGKFPAAGVLTVAKPVPSSSAPPNHHTWLTHLLPFVEQDNLFKQTNINAPAWGQPIMSTDVGLLRCPSDPGYAKSDETHNLTVTNYAGSEGYHWWSTAVFNPGTGTTGDYSGLFTVTRTFKFADVTDGTSNVVAIAEATSYGFKNGPFNAQGGGTLRARGGEAVFRSAFVFTGYAGTSKFPPYMGADGSATPSVDGQWLSGLTAPYSFPPTYLTAWGINCDWPGASSMHGSSVNVARADGSVGNISTSMSWPIWVAVNGVGDGSVVSE, from the coding sequence ATGTCTGTCCCTTCTCTCTCTCGATCGAAGCGCGGGTTCACGCTGATCGAGTTGTTGGTCGTGATCGCGATCATCGCGATCCTGATCGGGCTGCTGCTCCCGGCCGTGCAGAAGGTCCGCGAGGCCGCGGCCCGGATGAAGTGCCAGAACAACCTCAAGCAGCTCGGCCTGGCGCTGCACAACTACCACGACTCCAACGGGAAGTTCCCGGCGGCCGGCGTGCTCACGGTGGCCAAGCCGGTGCCGTCCTCGAGCGCCCCGCCCAACCACCACACCTGGCTCACGCACCTGTTGCCGTTCGTTGAACAGGACAACCTGTTCAAGCAGACGAACATCAACGCCCCCGCGTGGGGGCAACCGATCATGAGTACCGATGTGGGGCTCCTGCGCTGCCCCTCGGACCCCGGCTACGCCAAGTCCGACGAGACGCACAACCTCACCGTCACCAACTACGCCGGGAGCGAAGGGTACCACTGGTGGTCGACGGCCGTGTTCAACCCGGGCACGGGCACGACGGGCGACTACTCCGGGCTGTTCACGGTCACCCGGACGTTCAAGTTCGCCGACGTCACCGACGGCACGTCGAACGTGGTGGCGATCGCGGAAGCTACGAGTTACGGCTTCAAGAACGGTCCGTTCAACGCGCAGGGCGGTGGCACACTCCGCGCCCGCGGCGGCGAAGCGGTGTTCCGCTCGGCGTTCGTGTTCACGGGGTACGCGGGCACCTCGAAGTTCCCCCCGTACATGGGCGCGGACGGCTCCGCGACGCCGAGCGTCGACGGGCAGTGGCTCAGCGGGCTCACCGCACCGTACAGCTTCCCGCCGACGTACCTGACCGCGTGGGGCATTAACTGCGACTGGCCCGGCGCGAGCTCGATGCACGGGAGCTCGGTCAACGTGGCCCGTGCGGACGGTTCGGTCGGCAACATCAGCACGAGCATGTCGTGGCCGATTTGGGTCGCGGTGAACGGTGTCGGCGACGGCTCCGTTGTGAGCGAGTGA
- a CDS encoding YncE family protein yields MPRPLSCWPVPARWLLSAVAVVLVGPLHAAPLSQPKGDAKPAELPAVAPEFDKVPLFDLSKGAGLPSYLKASPTMLGDASGLRGGEARVTTPDLGSKDFTFDVLFRFNDGEKSIALIGVTAAAPVTRAADEGVSSAVHSPGLGGYTTLGSTGGTEFRLGTFKTDGPHLYRIDKKGDALTVAIGEWKDGKFSPYSVKALTISKDTPVLKSGGVPFFGNEATFLGVRLAVDGKVVDPGKPAPPPADLSKIPLTPLGGANPLPSYLGTDAAGVADKDGLRLDNSAYRTKTTGLVEKDFVFDVRFRFQDEEQSIFTIGLAGAKGEGISSRVHGPGHGGYATLAITGQEEFRLGAFKTAGPHTFRIEKRGPTLTLAIGTEKDGTFTPIVTKTIPRLTATAPCLTPKECAVFVSGNGGKLEAVRFVVNGEAHGGNVAGGSKGGTEPRPTDPKRPAAAADNGIEGREHLIRLTGAPLPSYLGAHPGLTFEPAGGLVLHDRLIRTAAADFATKDFTFDVVFRFKEKEQAICLVGLGAAERRPGGGMDLKDSVCSRLHGPGHGGYGTVSVSGQEERPLGAYKSAGPHMFRLRKKGNVLTMAVCVEFKGTFTAHIERSITDLKAAAPFLTKSNSWLFIGADGVVESVRLVVDSEPIESRDLALNLPARVVAGRSLGQSLVAAPGGKKFAVASGPKGLTVSTEGKVSWVPTAEQLGRHEVRINVAGPKDTAQAILAVEVVSAEDAAAVNGNLARIDSLYQLPLAAGPTHIGPGLDGKSLLLVEGNRLRRLTGGGITVKEEIRLPARYERLFERADYFVGLSDEKKALHVIDKKTLKVRRSVKMDYPARTDLAPHPTRALCYVCVVTGGEGPPARVLIVEEDTGDVQEPAGLFGSWAVVSPDGRNLYAGYRELYQKGARLLFNPDRIHVVPEYGTFDALLVYDITRAKPVMRHLKEEPGGNGTGLVLSPDGKRLTYLSHTGYPISSDQIPAWSPASLDKRPIGYSTKADKASTLWVAYHPVLDIAAAPAKAGAVCYDRETGEVEPKRADLTYPFLGEPAVSRVFFSPDGRHLLLECEENGKRSLRRVRLNLTAAEVARLPK; encoded by the coding sequence ATGCCACGCCCGCTCTCCTGTTGGCCGGTGCCCGCCCGTTGGCTGCTGTCGGCCGTCGCCGTGGTGCTCGTGGGGCCGCTGCACGCCGCCCCGCTCTCCCAACCCAAGGGCGACGCAAAGCCGGCCGAACTACCGGCCGTCGCGCCCGAATTCGACAAGGTGCCGCTCTTCGACCTATCGAAGGGGGCCGGACTACCCAGTTACCTGAAGGCGTCGCCGACCATGCTCGGGGACGCCAGCGGGCTGCGCGGCGGCGAGGCCCGGGTCACGACCCCCGACCTGGGTAGCAAGGATTTCACCTTCGACGTCCTGTTCCGGTTCAACGACGGGGAGAAATCGATCGCCCTGATCGGAGTGACCGCGGCCGCACCCGTGACCCGGGCGGCCGACGAGGGCGTTTCTTCGGCCGTTCACAGCCCCGGGCTCGGCGGCTACACGACCCTCGGCAGCACCGGCGGGACGGAGTTCCGACTGGGGACGTTCAAGACGGACGGCCCGCACCTGTACCGGATCGACAAGAAGGGGGACGCGCTGACGGTGGCAATCGGCGAGTGGAAGGACGGCAAGTTCAGCCCGTACTCCGTCAAGGCCCTCACCATCTCGAAGGACACCCCGGTTCTCAAATCGGGCGGGGTTCCGTTCTTCGGTAACGAGGCCACGTTCCTGGGGGTGCGCCTGGCCGTAGACGGCAAAGTGGTCGATCCCGGGAAGCCGGCCCCGCCCCCGGCCGACCTGTCGAAGATCCCGCTCACTCCGCTCGGCGGGGCCAATCCGCTCCCGAGCTACCTCGGCACCGACGCGGCCGGGGTCGCGGACAAGGACGGGCTCCGCCTCGACAACTCCGCGTACCGGACGAAGACGACCGGGCTCGTCGAAAAGGACTTCGTCTTCGACGTGCGGTTCCGGTTCCAGGACGAGGAGCAGAGCATTTTCACGATCGGGCTCGCCGGCGCGAAGGGAGAAGGCATCAGCTCGCGGGTCCACGGACCCGGGCACGGCGGGTACGCAACCCTGGCCATCACCGGACAGGAGGAGTTCCGGTTGGGGGCGTTCAAGACGGCCGGCCCGCACACCTTCCGAATCGAGAAGCGCGGCCCGACGCTGACGCTCGCCATCGGCACAGAAAAGGACGGGACGTTTACTCCAATTGTAACGAAAACGATCCCGCGACTCACGGCGACGGCCCCGTGTCTGACCCCGAAAGAGTGTGCGGTGTTCGTGTCCGGGAACGGGGGCAAGTTGGAGGCCGTGCGCTTCGTGGTCAACGGAGAAGCGCACGGCGGGAACGTGGCCGGCGGCTCGAAGGGTGGCACCGAGCCCAGGCCGACCGACCCCAAGCGCCCGGCCGCGGCCGCCGATAACGGTATCGAGGGCCGGGAGCACCTGATCCGGCTGACCGGGGCGCCGCTCCCGTCGTACCTCGGTGCGCACCCCGGCCTCACCTTTGAACCCGCGGGCGGACTGGTGCTTCACGACCGCCTGATTCGCACCGCAGCGGCGGACTTCGCCACCAAGGACTTCACCTTCGACGTGGTGTTCCGATTCAAAGAGAAGGAACAAGCGATCTGCCTGGTCGGGCTCGGGGCCGCGGAGCGGCGGCCCGGGGGCGGCATGGACCTGAAGGACAGCGTGTGCTCCCGGCTCCACGGCCCCGGGCACGGGGGGTACGGAACGGTGAGCGTTTCCGGACAAGAGGAGCGCCCGCTCGGCGCGTACAAGTCGGCCGGCCCGCACATGTTCCGGCTCCGGAAGAAGGGCAACGTACTCACGATGGCCGTGTGCGTCGAGTTCAAGGGTACGTTTACCGCCCACATCGAGCGGTCGATCACTGACCTGAAGGCGGCTGCCCCGTTCCTGACCAAATCGAACAGTTGGCTCTTCATCGGCGCGGACGGGGTGGTGGAGTCGGTTCGACTGGTGGTCGATAGCGAACCGATCGAGTCCCGGGATCTGGCACTGAACCTCCCGGCCCGCGTGGTCGCCGGTCGGTCACTGGGACAATCTCTGGTCGCGGCCCCGGGGGGCAAGAAGTTCGCGGTGGCGTCCGGTCCGAAGGGGCTCACCGTCAGCACCGAGGGCAAGGTCTCCTGGGTGCCGACCGCCGAACAACTCGGGCGCCACGAGGTCCGGATCAACGTCGCCGGTCCGAAGGACACGGCCCAAGCGATTCTCGCGGTCGAAGTCGTCTCCGCCGAGGACGCGGCCGCCGTCAACGGGAACTTGGCCCGGATCGACAGCCTGTACCAACTACCGCTGGCCGCGGGGCCGACCCACATCGGTCCCGGGCTCGACGGGAAATCCCTCCTTCTGGTGGAGGGGAACCGGTTGCGGCGACTGACCGGCGGGGGGATCACGGTGAAGGAGGAGATCCGCCTGCCAGCGCGCTACGAGCGGCTGTTCGAGCGGGCCGATTACTTCGTCGGGCTGTCGGACGAGAAGAAGGCCCTGCACGTGATCGACAAGAAGACGCTGAAGGTTCGGCGGAGCGTCAAGATGGATTACCCGGCCCGGACCGACCTGGCCCCGCACCCGACCCGGGCACTCTGCTACGTGTGCGTCGTGACCGGCGGGGAGGGTCCGCCGGCCCGGGTTCTGATCGTCGAAGAGGACACCGGGGACGTGCAGGAGCCGGCCGGTCTGTTCGGCTCCTGGGCCGTGGTGTCGCCCGACGGGCGCAACCTCTACGCCGGCTACCGGGAACTGTACCAGAAGGGCGCGCGCCTGCTGTTCAACCCCGACCGGATCCACGTCGTCCCGGAGTACGGGACGTTCGACGCCCTGCTGGTCTACGACATTACCCGCGCCAAGCCGGTGATGCGGCACCTCAAGGAGGAGCCGGGCGGGAACGGAACCGGGCTGGTGCTGTCGCCGGACGGGAAGCGCCTGACGTACCTGTCGCACACCGGGTACCCGATTTCTTCCGACCAGATCCCCGCGTGGTCGCCCGCGTCCCTGGACAAGCGCCCGATCGGGTACTCGACCAAGGCGGACAAGGCGTCGACCCTCTGGGTCGCGTACCACCCGGTACTGGACATTGCCGCGGCGCCGGCCAAAGCCGGGGCGGTGTGCTACGACCGCGAGACGGGCGAGGTCGAACCGAAGCGGGCGGACCTCACGTACCCGTTCCTCGGGGAACCGGCGGTGAGCCGGGTGTTCTTTTCGCCCGACGGTCGGCACCTGCTGTTGGAGTGTGAGGAGAACGGGAAGCGGTCGCTGCGCCGGGTCCGGCTCAACCTGACGGCCGCAGAGGTGGCCCGGTTGCCGAAGTGA
- a CDS encoding BatD family protein, producing MRFIVPLLLFAAPVTAADPPPRAKVELAPKDGAWVGQRVTLAITLYTPDLFAGVPSFDMPPIPGAVVLPPSGSIVGSETIGDTSFTTQRHEFTVYAQRPGTVQIPAFAIRFESNAGFGKPVVQRQVTTERASFTAKTPPGAEGLGTVIAARDLKVTDDWKPNPKALKVGDALTRTLTVTADGVPGMVFPPFRLDEIDELAAYPKEPVVNDRTERGALTGQRTETVTYVCKEAGTVTVPDRTLTWFDLGANELKTVKLPGKTFTVAAVPVSAPEPTTISTASNARGRWWRWGAALVGAIALGGFLAVRLWSWGTRRYAAWSASESAYFTRFQRACRSHDAHTVFVALEQWLDRFGFTSLAEFEHRAADPELSRAIADLTSRVYVRPGAGAPGSWDAHQLFARIKLARRTLRPSTTRPGARALPPLNPVG from the coding sequence GTGAGGTTCATCGTTCCGCTCCTGTTGTTCGCCGCGCCTGTAACGGCCGCCGATCCGCCTCCGCGCGCGAAGGTGGAACTGGCCCCAAAGGACGGCGCGTGGGTCGGTCAGCGGGTCACGCTGGCGATCACGCTTTACACCCCCGATCTGTTCGCGGGCGTGCCGTCGTTCGATATGCCGCCGATTCCAGGGGCGGTCGTGCTGCCTCCGAGCGGCTCCATCGTCGGTTCGGAAACGATCGGTGACACGAGTTTCACCACCCAGCGCCACGAGTTCACCGTTTACGCGCAACGACCGGGAACCGTCCAGATCCCGGCATTCGCGATCCGGTTCGAGTCGAACGCCGGGTTCGGCAAGCCTGTTGTTCAGCGACAGGTCACCACGGAGCGCGCGTCATTCACCGCGAAGACTCCTCCGGGCGCGGAGGGGCTCGGGACCGTGATCGCTGCACGCGATCTCAAGGTGACAGATGATTGGAAACCGAACCCGAAGGCGCTGAAAGTCGGTGACGCACTCACGCGGACACTCACCGTGACTGCGGACGGCGTGCCCGGGATGGTGTTCCCTCCGTTCCGGCTCGACGAGATCGACGAACTGGCCGCGTACCCCAAAGAGCCGGTCGTTAACGATCGCACCGAGCGCGGCGCACTAACGGGCCAGCGCACCGAAACGGTTACCTACGTGTGCAAAGAAGCCGGTACCGTGACCGTCCCGGACCGAACGCTGACGTGGTTCGACCTCGGGGCCAACGAACTGAAAACCGTGAAGTTACCCGGCAAGACGTTTACGGTAGCGGCCGTTCCAGTGTCCGCGCCCGAGCCAACCACAATTTCCACTGCCTCAAATGCACGCGGCCGGTGGTGGCGTTGGGGGGCGGCACTCGTCGGGGCGATCGCGCTGGGCGGGTTTCTGGCCGTGCGTCTGTGGTCGTGGGGTACCCGGCGCTACGCCGCGTGGAGCGCGTCCGAGTCCGCTTACTTCACCCGATTTCAACGCGCGTGCCGCTCTCACGACGCGCACACCGTGTTCGTGGCTTTGGAACAATGGCTCGATCGGTTCGGTTTCACGTCTCTCGCCGAATTCGAGCACCGAGCCGCCGATCCCGAGCTGTCTCGCGCGATTGCGGACCTGACAAGTCGCGTCTACGTTCGCCCGGGGGCGGGCGCTCCCGGATCGTGGGACGCGCATCAGCTATTCGCCCGCATCAAACTTGCCCGTCGTACACTGCGCCCCTCAACGACCCGGCCCGGGGCGCGGGCACTGCCGCCATTGAACCCGGTCGGGTGA
- a CDS encoding tetratricopeptide repeat protein, with the protein MSTRRPLTLFAGALVIAGAALALASARNPDLWSSPDQRADRLFRAGQFEVAAQDYVDPYRRGVALYRAGNFKDAATAFATVGTPEAAFDRGNSLVMLGKYDAAIASYDRALNLRADWSECIENRAVAVVRRDRLKLTGGDETGGQVKADKIVFEKGENANRGQKTEVAGDEPLNDEQLRGLWLRRVQTKPADFLRAKFAFQAQSGEKAP; encoded by the coding sequence ATGAGCACGCGCCGACCGCTCACGTTATTTGCGGGAGCCTTGGTAATCGCGGGGGCGGCTCTCGCGCTGGCTTCCGCGCGCAACCCGGACCTCTGGTCCTCACCGGATCAGCGTGCCGATCGCCTGTTTCGAGCGGGTCAGTTTGAAGTCGCTGCACAAGATTACGTCGACCCGTACCGGCGTGGTGTCGCGCTCTACCGCGCTGGCAATTTCAAGGACGCCGCGACCGCGTTCGCCACAGTGGGCACGCCGGAAGCCGCGTTCGATCGCGGAAACAGTCTCGTGATGCTCGGCAAGTACGACGCCGCGATTGCGAGCTACGATCGCGCGCTGAATCTTCGTGCGGACTGGTCCGAGTGCATAGAAAACCGCGCGGTTGCTGTGGTGCGGCGCGACCGGTTGAAACTCACCGGCGGGGACGAGACCGGGGGGCAGGTGAAGGCCGACAAAATCGTCTTCGAGAAGGGGGAGAACGCGAACCGCGGGCAGAAAACCGAGGTCGCGGGCGACGAACCCCTGAACGATGAGCAGTTGCGCGGGCTGTGGTTGCGGCGCGTGCAGACGAAACCGGCCGACTTCCTGCGCGCGAAGTTCGCGTTCCAGGCGCAATCGGGGGAGAAGGCGCCGTGA